In one window of Leptospira sp. GIMC2001 DNA:
- a CDS encoding 6-hydroxymethylpterin diphosphokinase MptE-like protein, whose translation MRNLETEWRKFQSELVDFLPISKNTKSQTNPSSSINESTKLEFSNVWTSNYLKNLSKYTKIPILKPNSHAQNQALVFIGAAPNLEDQVNWLKENRENCFYISSDTALRYLFQVGIEPDAILTVDPSRGSFFHLMDAKDKIPIYTWLGSHRQAFEKNMNPSIFLTTHPLDQILGESLGLSDSMILRNPSLNLAGMAKALAMFWKMPAIILAGWSLKSSRYKTHCRGSGYESYYLPFTNRIKTLENLYPLRVYKKNLTSKNQIAIDNMLGSADLKVIDLSDFRKADQCIDELRNIRNHEIKFQPGVQLFSKPKIESWKLFISKPLVGVDSRKFRKFASFL comes from the coding sequence TTGAGGAATCTAGAGACTGAATGGAGAAAATTCCAGTCTGAACTTGTAGATTTTTTACCTATCTCCAAAAATACTAAATCTCAAACCAATCCCTCATCTTCGATCAATGAATCTACAAAATTAGAATTTTCGAATGTATGGACATCCAACTATCTCAAAAACCTGAGCAAATACACAAAAATTCCGATCCTGAAACCAAATAGTCATGCTCAAAATCAAGCTTTAGTTTTTATTGGAGCCGCGCCAAATCTTGAGGATCAGGTAAACTGGCTAAAAGAAAATCGAGAAAATTGTTTCTATATATCTTCCGATACGGCGCTTCGTTATCTGTTTCAAGTCGGTATAGAACCGGATGCGATACTTACAGTTGATCCAAGTCGAGGGAGCTTCTTTCATTTAATGGATGCAAAGGATAAAATTCCTATCTACACATGGTTAGGTTCTCATAGGCAAGCATTTGAAAAGAATATGAATCCTTCCATTTTTCTAACGACCCATCCATTAGATCAAATTCTAGGAGAGAGTCTTGGTCTTAGTGATTCAATGATCCTTCGAAACCCAAGTCTAAATCTTGCTGGAATGGCAAAAGCACTTGCAATGTTCTGGAAAATGCCCGCAATCATTCTGGCTGGCTGGAGTCTGAAGTCATCCAGATACAAAACGCATTGTCGTGGTAGTGGTTACGAGTCTTACTATTTACCATTTACAAATCGAATCAAAACTCTAGAGAATCTATATCCACTTCGTGTCTACAAAAAGAACCTTACTTCCAAAAACCAAATTGCTATAGACAATATGTTGGGCAGTGCTGACCTTAAAGTCATTGATTTATCAGATTTTCGCAAAGCAGATCAATGTATAGATGAGCTTCGAAATATTCGAAACCATGAAATAAAATTCCAGCCAGGAGTGCAGCTCTTTTCAAAGCCAAAAATTGAATCTTGGAAATTATTTATTTCCAAACCATTGGTTGGGGTCGATTCCAGAAAATTTCGCAAATTTGCAAGTTTCTTATAA
- a CDS encoding HDOD domain-containing protein: protein MEASINSEEILAKLQNGDDVSVTYQFITDEVNQQVYAMLIHILANIDKLFLVEVVYTVIKEALMNAVKANAKREYFTRRKLDITNPVQYESGMRAFLTDIIMNWNDQEEYLKGSAYYVCIRMRLKNQELMMIIENNAPLLPEEQDRIQKRIDSAKKYNDLSDAFLDMGDNQESAGLGIILSQLLLKNSGIGQDRFKISSNGKETRVSLLVPDNTVPVEISNKLKTKILNEMEGLPPLPQSLTKIINLCSNPDSDLNMIANEIEKNPALSADILKLSNSAGFMSRQRVSTILQAVKVVGLKNIRNLLYVTGVRKVMDGQYGKVQEVWDHSNRTSYYARYIANESGKLKYGDIAAVGGLLHDLGKLLLLSIEKNLFNKLIAYQKGKEMNNSTLLEEISLGISHATLGSQLAKKWDFPEDLITIIDYHHKPFITPEPYKEVVEMVYLANMMSDVQESKRGYFTIDPGILNKFLGIKDKEKFDSFIERIEKGYQISIAEESAITK from the coding sequence GTGGAAGCCTCAATCAATTCGGAAGAAATTCTAGCAAAACTCCAGAATGGAGATGATGTATCGGTTACTTATCAATTCATAACAGATGAAGTTAACCAACAGGTATACGCCATGTTGATCCATATTTTGGCAAATATCGATAAATTATTTTTAGTTGAAGTTGTTTATACAGTAATCAAGGAAGCTTTGATGAATGCAGTCAAAGCTAACGCAAAAAGAGAGTATTTCACAAGAAGAAAACTTGATATAACAAATCCAGTTCAATATGAATCCGGAATGCGCGCTTTCTTAACTGATATCATCATGAATTGGAATGATCAAGAAGAATACCTCAAAGGTTCAGCGTATTATGTTTGTATTCGCATGAGACTTAAGAACCAAGAACTCATGATGATTATCGAGAACAATGCTCCTTTGTTACCAGAAGAACAGGATAGAATCCAAAAAAGAATTGATTCAGCTAAGAAATACAATGATCTATCTGACGCATTTTTGGATATGGGTGACAATCAGGAAAGCGCAGGTCTGGGAATTATTCTCAGTCAACTATTGCTCAAGAATTCTGGTATCGGTCAAGATCGATTCAAAATCTCTTCGAATGGAAAAGAAACACGCGTTAGCTTATTGGTTCCGGACAATACAGTTCCTGTAGAAATTTCCAATAAACTTAAGACGAAAATCCTCAATGAAATGGAAGGATTACCTCCTCTTCCCCAATCTCTCACAAAAATCATAAATCTTTGTAGCAATCCAGATTCTGATCTCAACATGATTGCGAATGAAATAGAAAAGAATCCAGCTCTGTCTGCTGACATTTTGAAACTATCCAACTCGGCAGGTTTTATGAGCAGACAGCGAGTAAGTACGATTCTACAAGCTGTAAAAGTAGTCGGACTTAAGAATATTCGAAATCTTCTCTATGTTACCGGTGTACGTAAGGTCATGGATGGACAATATGGCAAAGTTCAAGAAGTCTGGGATCATTCTAACAGAACTTCATACTATGCAAGATATATAGCCAATGAATCTGGAAAATTGAAATATGGTGATATAGCAGCTGTTGGTGGACTTTTACATGATCTTGGTAAATTGCTTTTGCTATCAATAGAAAAGAATTTGTTTAACAAGTTGATTGCATACCAAAAAGGAAAAGAAATGAATAACTCTACTCTGTTAGAGGAAATTTCATTGGGAATCAGCCATGCAACTCTTGGATCTCAACTTGCTAAGAAATGGGATTTTCCAGAAGATTTGATTACGATTATTGATTATCATCATAAGCCTTTCATCACTCCAGAACCTTACAAAGAAGTTGTGGAAATGGTATATCTTGCAAATATGATGTCCGATGTTCAGGAATCCAAACGTGGCTATTTTACAATTGATCCAGGGATTCTCAATAAATTTCTAGGAATCAAGGACAAAGAAAAATTTGACTCGTTTATAGAAAGAATCGAGAAGGGATATCAGATAAGCATAGCGGAAGAATCTGCGATTACGAAATGA
- a CDS encoding DNA primase produces MSQSQDFDIVKLIELARHNKYETTVAGFAVIDKLERVPIPKKWKTRKIAVQSLYALSEGLVQYKFLSTDEKDLIKEEASKRAPSHSSKANQIFAPTAAPVSHEESEEDELPVDDAAFKPDYVDDRYNEDTMQEEGDLDDDAFEEDAEEEEEE; encoded by the coding sequence ATGAGCCAGAGCCAAGATTTTGATATCGTAAAACTCATAGAATTAGCAAGACATAATAAATATGAGACCACGGTCGCAGGTTTTGCGGTTATTGACAAGCTAGAAAGAGTTCCCATCCCTAAGAAATGGAAAACTCGCAAGATCGCCGTTCAATCCCTTTATGCACTCTCGGAAGGTCTTGTACAATACAAATTCTTATCTACAGATGAGAAAGATTTGATCAAGGAAGAAGCAAGCAAAAGAGCCCCTTCACATTCCTCCAAAGCCAATCAAATTTTTGCACCAACTGCAGCTCCCGTTTCTCATGAAGAATCTGAAGAAGATGAACTACCAGTAGATGATGCTGCTTTCAAACCTGACTATGTAGATGATCGATACAATGAAGACACAATGCAAGAGGAAGGCGACCTAGACGATGACGCTTTCGAAGAAGATGCTGAAGAGGAAGAGGAAGAATAG
- the secA gene encoding preprotein translocase subunit SecA, protein MIDKILSFFLGSKHERDMKKMIPIVAEINSLEPSLQALSDEDLAKQTEKLKKRLADGQSLDDIMPEAFATVREVSVRTMGMRHFDVQLLGGIALHSGKIAEMKTGEGKTLTSTLAIYLNALAGKGVHVVTVNDYLARRDATWMQPIFDFLGIKVGIIQHDMDHKLRQDAYAADITYGTNNEYGFDYLRDNMVSFKEHKVQREHFFAIVDEVDSILIDEARTPLIISGPSDDSTDKYQRVDKVIPKLVDAEDFELDEKARSALLTESGVGKVETFLGIENLYAPDNVDLVHHVNQALKAHYIFKKDVDYVVQNGEVIIVDEFTGRLMPGRRYSDGLHQALEAKESVTIARESQTLASITFQNYFRIYSKLAGMTGTADTEAEEFHKIYGLDVVVIPPNLTIQRIDQGDRVYQTEKEKFNAIAEDIKVRHTNGQPILVGTVSIEKSETLSNLLKSMSMPHNVLNAKFHEKEAEIIANAGKPGAITIATNMAGRGTDIVLGGSQKYKETIEELAEKDHNLIPFRDMILKNKIEDAKNEEIRITDPNLKKQCRTILEEAQAWKEKNLLVKEAGGLHIIGTERHESRRIDNQLRGRSGRQGDPGSSRFYLSLNDDLMRIFGSDRISKIMTSLKMPEGQEIEHPWVSSAIAKAQKRVEGHNFDIRKHLLEYDDVMNRQRMFIYEIRNGILDYENVSDKIFEYMEEVVESQIVNHCEGNNTNSWHLEPLNEWIETLGINKVLNASDYSKLPKPQIGLFDDLFAAFKDAYSKKAESVGVDFWKTVERNIFLEILDHRWKDHLYSMDHLRDGIWAVGYGEKNPLVEYKLQGFRMFDVMVESFKNEIISFLFRVEITEKAPSQDEKKEYKKIGEEHKQGVSTFGKNSNGGMLPGSSPVDMSTKPKVTSSVSAGGVSERKSSRRNRK, encoded by the coding sequence ATGATCGATAAAATATTATCTTTTTTCTTGGGTTCCAAACATGAACGGGATATGAAGAAAATGATTCCCATTGTTGCTGAGATTAATTCTCTGGAACCTAGTCTTCAAGCATTGTCAGACGAAGATCTTGCGAAACAAACTGAGAAATTGAAGAAGAGGCTTGCTGACGGACAGAGCCTTGATGATATCATGCCAGAAGCTTTTGCAACTGTTCGCGAGGTATCAGTCCGAACGATGGGTATGCGACACTTCGATGTTCAGCTCTTGGGCGGTATCGCACTTCACTCTGGCAAAATTGCAGAGATGAAGACCGGTGAAGGTAAAACTTTAACATCGACTTTGGCGATCTACTTGAATGCTCTTGCTGGTAAAGGTGTACATGTTGTAACAGTCAACGACTACTTGGCTAGAAGAGATGCAACTTGGATGCAGCCGATTTTTGATTTTCTGGGAATAAAAGTTGGTATCATTCAGCATGATATGGATCATAAACTTCGCCAAGATGCCTACGCTGCAGATATTACTTATGGAACCAATAATGAATATGGTTTTGATTATCTCCGAGACAATATGGTTTCATTTAAAGAACATAAAGTTCAGAGAGAACATTTCTTTGCAATAGTGGATGAGGTTGACTCAATTTTAATTGATGAAGCAAGAACTCCATTGATTATTTCTGGACCCTCGGATGATTCAACTGATAAATACCAGAGAGTTGATAAAGTCATTCCTAAGCTAGTTGACGCTGAAGATTTTGAATTGGATGAGAAGGCACGTTCTGCTCTTTTAACAGAATCCGGTGTTGGTAAAGTGGAAACTTTTCTAGGTATAGAAAACTTGTATGCGCCCGACAATGTTGACCTCGTTCACCACGTTAATCAAGCGCTAAAGGCTCATTATATTTTCAAGAAAGATGTAGATTATGTGGTTCAGAATGGAGAAGTCATTATAGTCGATGAGTTTACTGGTCGTTTAATGCCAGGTAGACGATATTCGGATGGACTTCATCAAGCGTTGGAAGCAAAAGAGTCGGTCACTATCGCTCGCGAATCTCAAACTTTAGCTTCTATCACTTTCCAGAACTATTTTAGAATTTATTCTAAGTTAGCTGGTATGACTGGAACTGCTGATACAGAAGCAGAGGAATTTCATAAGATTTATGGCTTAGATGTTGTTGTGATTCCACCGAATCTTACCATCCAGAGAATTGATCAAGGTGATAGGGTCTATCAGACAGAAAAAGAAAAGTTCAATGCAATCGCAGAAGATATCAAGGTTCGACATACAAATGGTCAACCTATACTTGTTGGAACTGTATCCATTGAGAAATCTGAAACCTTAAGCAATCTATTAAAATCTATGAGCATGCCTCATAATGTTTTGAATGCGAAATTCCATGAGAAAGAAGCCGAGATCATTGCTAATGCTGGTAAGCCTGGAGCAATAACAATTGCGACCAATATGGCGGGTCGGGGAACAGATATCGTTCTTGGTGGATCACAGAAGTATAAAGAAACTATCGAGGAACTTGCCGAAAAGGATCATAATCTCATTCCATTTCGTGATATGATACTTAAGAATAAAATTGAGGACGCAAAGAACGAAGAGATTCGTATCACTGATCCAAATCTTAAGAAACAATGCAGAACGATTCTTGAAGAAGCACAGGCATGGAAAGAGAAGAACCTTCTTGTCAAAGAAGCAGGTGGTCTCCATATCATAGGAACTGAGCGCCATGAATCAAGACGAATCGATAATCAGTTAAGAGGACGATCGGGAAGGCAAGGAGATCCGGGTTCGAGTCGTTTCTATCTTTCGTTAAATGATGATTTGATGAGAATTTTTGGATCAGATCGTATTTCTAAAATCATGACTTCTCTTAAGATGCCAGAAGGGCAAGAAATTGAACATCCTTGGGTATCTTCAGCAATTGCGAAAGCACAGAAGCGAGTGGAAGGCCATAATTTTGATATAAGAAAACATCTTTTAGAATATGATGATGTTATGAATCGTCAGCGGATGTTTATCTATGAGATTCGAAATGGAATATTAGACTATGAGAATGTTTCTGATAAGATTTTCGAATATATGGAAGAAGTTGTAGAATCTCAAATCGTGAATCATTGTGAAGGCAATAATACGAATTCTTGGCATCTTGAACCATTGAATGAATGGATTGAGACACTTGGCATTAACAAAGTTCTCAATGCGAGCGACTATAGTAAATTGCCTAAGCCACAGATCGGACTTTTTGATGATCTATTTGCGGCATTCAAAGATGCTTATTCTAAGAAGGCTGAATCTGTCGGAGTAGATTTCTGGAAGACTGTAGAAAGAAATATTTTCCTCGAGATTCTTGATCATAGATGGAAGGATCATTTGTATTCTATGGATCACCTTAGAGATGGTATCTGGGCTGTTGGTTATGGAGAAAAGAATCCACTGGTTGAATACAAGCTCCAAGGTTTCAGAATGTTCGATGTGATGGTTGAGAGCTTCAAAAACGAAATCATCAGTTTTCTTTTCCGTGTTGAGATTACTGAGAAAGCACCATCTCAAGATGAAAAGAAAGAATACAAAAAAATTGGCGAAGAACATAAACAAGGTGTTAGTACATTTGGCAAAAATTCTAACGGTGGTATGTTACCTGGATCATCACCAGTCGATATGTCCACAAAGCCTAAGGTAACTTCTTCGGTTAGTGCGGGCGGTGTGAGCGAAAGAAAGTCGAGCCGTCGCAATCGAAAATAG
- a CDS encoding type 1 glutamine amidotransferase: MVRFIDCEGPGIIAEILKEKGYRITYHNAYTPGLQLIPEPHLHFDLILLMGGPQSVADPSMQNFFRPYYQLVRNCVDQKNNKLIGICLGSQIISKAMGGSVEVGDKGAETGFGELEILSLNDPTFKGIDKANIMAFHLHEDCFTIPDGCKHLLKSDTYPNQMFSFQDRIYGIQAHLEPTMAMLDVWKKIHSNFMKSAKTDMNGWADKQKQMEATARQIFLNIIDKEV; encoded by the coding sequence GTGGTTCGATTTATCGATTGTGAAGGACCCGGAATCATTGCCGAAATTTTAAAAGAAAAAGGTTATCGTATAACATATCATAATGCTTATACTCCAGGGTTGCAACTCATCCCAGAACCGCATTTGCATTTTGATCTTATTCTACTTATGGGTGGTCCTCAATCTGTAGCAGATCCTTCTATGCAGAATTTTTTTCGACCATATTACCAACTGGTACGAAATTGCGTAGATCAGAAAAATAATAAATTGATCGGGATCTGTCTAGGTTCACAAATTATTTCTAAAGCGATGGGTGGATCTGTTGAAGTCGGTGACAAAGGCGCAGAAACTGGATTTGGTGAATTAGAAATTCTATCACTCAATGATCCTACATTTAAAGGTATTGATAAAGCAAATATTATGGCTTTTCATCTTCATGAAGACTGCTTCACCATTCCTGATGGATGTAAGCATTTATTGAAATCGGATACCTATCCAAATCAAATGTTCTCTTTCCAAGATAGAATTTACGGAATTCAAGCCCATCTTGAGCCAACCATGGCGATGTTAGATGTGTGGAAAAAAATACATAGCAATTTTATGAAATCAGCTAAGACAGATATGAATGGTTGGGCTGATAAACAAAAACAGATGGAAGCAACCGCGAGGCAAATCTTCCTGAATATAATTGATAAAGAGGTTTAG
- a CDS encoding Cna protein B-type domain protein: MKSFLSSFIRIFLYSFILASFAFTVGCSGKKKDSAFWLLLLGAGGGSAGQDAAQDANGETLPENLGTNPQAGQNGDGIPQSNAQQEVATSGPATINGTIIPVIANSSSNDVCGQPGSPNHPHCVNLSLIQVQLVAPNGTVIQVVNLNSDGSFSFDIENLPNNNYRVLIESGYGLNYTFADFNFTHNPTAPGGITEVSLGEIYAERAFYTSGPALITGSVITGGFNGDVVVSAGPLSGLTVNFMSQDGTILATTVTDASGNYEFSFANLENSHYNIEILGDSGNQPHGLPFADIVQDIRFQFEGSIPSNVTHLTAPTSSLNWMSATTSSISVTGNVYNAAVNSDSTTIYNLQLIVPSGNVVATASINGAGAYSLSASNLAAGVYSVQAVGSNNGTTITYPASSSFLFTPHSAGSVRTQSSVNLFVVPKPSNITGRVEHGALNYVPGSVINFRPAADQPPANLLYLLQDDEIRDLIKLWLSQSNANVLNNCVLQGNFSSSCIQTNQGAGPWNYSTYGNKVYEVRSSDLSVFFEAVAGKWAYYVSAPGYANYCGIETDCSTNPLVLTLNGIDYNAGTISMTPSDRRSQIAGSITVRDQIVNSAVATNYTNLTGLFVILLGNTNSNGDPIAHITVTVGGSYSFGGSSKVVTLPAGLPNDQARAGVAINAFVGMQVIPGLPVLGAINLSNATSVVGETIGDSIYKSGETYNFRQSSYQVLVVDPLSHTTASSFGADNSSVATNSYATVPPILILNSTLNHLPRKQITGNVFNAISTAGITSASITIGRYNDSGSFVQDIRRDCSSSDTSSGFNCSIPSGNRLDQPKIDQALSSISVDGNGNFMINNINPGNYVLRIQATGFQDQDIEVIVPPVGTVPPVTVPLVPNVGVGTLAGSVKLPGGFNFVGTYFLDIVHPVSNNRPLAGVQPNSLSSGSASFSNAPQYSVFNLSAGQWKVRFVSAGYQTVEGIVNIQANAVTNFDIITMVPGSHNPASISGRAINAIYNNSSGMNGLTVRLRPGVNVTSGAYATAIDGVTTLPASTTATDGSFAITNVPPGNYTLEVSGSSIATAYRTVISAGNDTPSNQNILVTPVLSNDEMRIVLSWNAKPRDLDSHLEFGSSKPHQVVWNDRNKLGGDAKLDVDVVNGFGPETVTLKGSAWSQTRRGYSIYNWSNEANMSTSGAVIRVYKKTGLVRTYSVGSGQISRWWQIFCLNPDQSIVDVGGAGCSANSFFNAHMN, translated from the coding sequence ATCGCTAACTCATCTTCGAATGATGTCTGCGGTCAGCCCGGATCACCGAATCATCCGCATTGTGTGAATCTATCTCTTATACAAGTTCAATTGGTAGCACCGAACGGAACCGTTATTCAAGTTGTAAATCTCAATTCCGATGGAAGCTTCAGTTTTGATATTGAGAATTTACCGAATAATAATTATCGAGTTTTGATCGAGTCGGGGTATGGTCTCAATTATACTTTTGCAGATTTTAATTTTACACACAATCCTACAGCACCTGGCGGTATCACTGAAGTATCATTAGGTGAAATTTATGCGGAGCGAGCTTTTTACACATCCGGTCCAGCTTTAATCACAGGAAGTGTAATCACAGGTGGATTCAATGGGGATGTTGTAGTCTCGGCCGGACCATTGTCAGGTCTAACTGTCAATTTTATGAGCCAAGATGGTACAATATTAGCGACAACAGTTACTGATGCTTCCGGTAACTACGAATTTTCATTTGCGAACTTAGAAAACAGTCACTACAATATTGAGATTTTGGGAGATTCTGGAAATCAACCACACGGACTTCCTTTTGCTGATATTGTTCAAGATATTCGATTTCAATTTGAAGGATCCATTCCGTCTAACGTTACTCATTTAACCGCGCCCACTTCTAGCTTGAATTGGATGTCAGCTACAACTAGTTCCATAAGTGTTACTGGAAATGTTTATAATGCTGCAGTCAATTCTGATAGTACGACAATATATAATCTTCAATTGATTGTTCCATCTGGTAACGTTGTCGCTACTGCTTCTATAAATGGAGCCGGCGCGTATTCTCTAAGTGCATCCAATTTAGCTGCAGGTGTATATTCTGTTCAAGCAGTTGGATCCAATAACGGAACAACCATAACCTATCCAGCTTCGAGTTCATTTTTGTTTACTCCACATTCTGCTGGATCTGTAAGAACTCAATCTTCCGTGAATCTATTTGTAGTTCCTAAACCATCAAATATTACAGGTCGAGTTGAGCACGGAGCACTCAATTATGTTCCTGGATCTGTGATCAATTTTCGTCCAGCAGCTGATCAACCACCAGCAAATCTTCTCTATCTTTTACAAGATGATGAGATACGAGATCTAATCAAATTGTGGCTATCGCAATCAAATGCTAACGTACTGAACAATTGTGTTCTTCAAGGCAATTTTTCCTCATCTTGTATTCAAACGAACCAAGGTGCTGGACCATGGAATTATTCAACCTATGGCAATAAAGTATATGAAGTTCGCTCTTCAGATCTGTCCGTATTTTTTGAAGCCGTAGCAGGCAAATGGGCTTACTATGTATCTGCTCCAGGTTATGCGAACTACTGCGGTATAGAGACAGATTGTTCCACGAATCCATTGGTTCTAACGCTCAATGGAATAGATTACAATGCAGGAACTATTTCAATGACTCCGTCGGATCGAAGATCCCAAATCGCAGGTTCTATCACTGTGAGAGATCAAATAGTTAATTCTGCAGTTGCCACAAATTATACAAATCTTACCGGACTGTTTGTAATCCTTTTGGGTAACACAAATAGCAATGGAGATCCAATTGCACATATCACGGTTACGGTCGGAGGTTCTTATTCTTTTGGTGGTAGCTCAAAAGTTGTAACCCTTCCAGCTGGTCTTCCTAATGATCAGGCTAGGGCTGGTGTTGCGATCAACGCATTTGTTGGTATGCAAGTGATTCCAGGTTTGCCTGTATTGGGTGCAATCAATCTATCCAATGCAACTTCTGTAGTGGGAGAGACAATCGGTGATTCAATCTATAAATCTGGGGAGACTTATAATTTCCGCCAGAGTTCTTATCAAGTTCTGGTTGTAGATCCACTCAGTCATACAACGGCTTCATCCTTTGGCGCTGATAACTCAAGCGTCGCAACAAATAGTTATGCGACTGTTCCACCAATTCTTATCTTAAATTCTACACTAAATCATCTACCAAGAAAACAGATTACGGGAAATGTTTTCAATGCGATATCGACTGCAGGGATTACATCTGCAAGTATCACGATTGGTCGATACAATGATTCAGGATCTTTTGTTCAGGATATTCGACGTGATTGCTCTAGCAGTGATACATCTAGTGGATTCAATTGCTCGATTCCATCTGGAAATCGACTAGATCAACCCAAGATTGATCAAGCGCTCAGTTCGATATCTGTGGATGGAAATGGAAATTTCATGATAAACAATATCAATCCCGGAAATTATGTTCTACGAATTCAAGCAACAGGATTCCAGGATCAAGATATTGAAGTGATAGTGCCACCGGTTGGAACAGTTCCGCCAGTAACCGTACCACTTGTACCAAATGTTGGTGTTGGAACTCTGGCAGGTTCCGTGAAATTACCTGGTGGATTCAATTTTGTTGGAACCTATTTCTTGGACATCGTTCATCCTGTATCAAATAACAGACCTTTGGCGGGAGTTCAACCAAATTCACTAAGCTCTGGATCCGCGAGTTTTTCGAATGCACCACAGTATTCTGTTTTTAACTTGAGTGCAGGGCAGTGGAAGGTGAGATTTGTTTCTGCTGGTTATCAGACTGTGGAAGGTATAGTTAATATCCAAGCAAATGCGGTAACAAATTTCGATATTATAACAATGGTGCCAGGTAGTCATAATCCAGCTTCTATTTCAGGACGAGCGATCAATGCTATCTATAACAACTCTTCGGGAATGAATGGTTTGACCGTAAGATTGCGTCCTGGAGTCAATGTTACTTCTGGTGCTTACGCGACAGCTATCGATGGAGTCACTACATTACCCGCTTCAACAACAGCAACAGATGGTTCATTTGCGATAACCAATGTTCCGCCGGGTAATTATACTTTAGAAGTCTCTGGATCTAGTATTGCAACTGCTTATAGGACTGTGATCAGTGCAGGAAATGATACACCATCTAACCAAAACATTCTAGTTACTCCAGTGTTGAGTAACGATGAGATGAGAATCGTTCTATCGTGGAATGCGAAACCACGTGACTTGGATTCCCATTTAGAATTTGGTTCCTCTAAGCCACATCAAGTTGTTTGGAATGATCGAAATAAACTAGGTGGTGATGCTAAGTTAGATGTGGACGTTGTGAACGGATTTGGTCCAGAAACTGTAACTTTAAAAGGATCAGCTTGGTCACAGACAAGAAGAGGTTACAGCATCTACAACTGGTCGAATGAAGCTAATATGTCTACATCCGGCGCTGTGATTCGAGTCTATAAAAAAACTGGTTTGGTTAGAACCTATTCAGTTGGATCAGGACAGATCAGTAGATGGTGGCAAATCTTTTGTCTAAACCCTGATCAATCCATAGTGGATGTGGGTGGTGCAGGTTGTTCTGCAAACTCATTCTTCAATGCTCATATGAATTGA